One Etheostoma cragini isolate CJK2018 chromosome 18, CSU_Ecrag_1.0, whole genome shotgun sequence DNA window includes the following coding sequences:
- the LOC117961127 gene encoding cytospin-A-like isoform X1, translating to MGNQTGRDNHGPTGSPLDFFHTPPTTPSEAELTAMALSSAASSSKAQTPSPDGSTTPSTTSPFTDWTQKLPAPTEWAVISIDSITSETNVSDVAVRHGKAVGSPTSLPPSTGSLSDQSWLERDSGLEPQAAAERAGEEMTLVLLSLMEHYRASLGLTPNTDVTTGAVELLRHLITEREELVEEVDTLRETLRTERLEWHQFQCDLQVAVSVADRLRVESEQALGLLQESHRAVEEQLAQALSRQQEKDRELESLRAEHRDVCCKLTELTLQHQQERPELDPLRNACRVKDTADWDKQAERRCSEGKQQKEIQEVMEEKPREVEADTEAKNVEKQEDENETNQEVDAQVAGHDPEEANGSGSMLLTGKGVAEGYIRSLAALEKKGRDPRRIVMLSERSWSLSRLPLPTDSSSQNGTSKNTSTTLPLRKKEEPPKQRRMDRILQRQDSWSNFYPGKQDEDQSSDSIKPQDGFSALLRRHGGSRRNSLLRWCQNRTQGYKYVLWQNIEITNFSSSWEDGLAFCAVYHTYLPTRIPYDTLNPADKKGNLDLAFKTGEGVGITATLTVEEMLKADGPDWQRVLGYVESIFRHFEM from the exons ATGGGTAACCAGACTGGCAGAGACAACCACGGCCCTACAG GTTCTCCTTTAGATTTCTTCCACACGCCTCCTACCACACCCTCAGAGGCAGAGCTGACTGCCATGGCCTTATCCTCTGCAGCTTCCTCCAGTAAGGCACAGACGCCATCACCAGACGGCAGCACCACCCCCTCCACAACCTCTCCATTCACAGACTGGACACAGAAACTGCCTGCTCCCACAGAATGGGCTGTGATAAGCATAGACAGCATCACCTCAGAGACAAATGTGAGCGATGTAGCAGTGAGGCATGGGAAGGCCGTGGGCAGTCCTACGTCCCTGCCTCCATCCACGGGATCACTTTCAGATCAGAGCTGGCTAGAGCGGGATAGTGGACTAGAGCCACAGGCTGCAGCAGAGAGAGCCGGAGAGGAGATGACCCTGGTCTTACTCAGTCTGATGGAGCACTACAGGGCCTCACTTGGCCTGACCCCCAACACGGATGTTACCACTGGAGCAGTAG AGCTGCTCAGGCACTTGATAACAGAGCGAGAGGAGCTGGTTGAAGAGGTAGACACACTGAGGGAGACACTCAGG ACAGAGAGGTTGGAGTGGCATCAGTTCCAGTGTGACCTGCAGGTTGCAGTGTCTGTGGCCGACCGGCTGCGGGTCGAGTCGGAGCAGGCTCTGGGTTTGCTCCAGGAGAGCCACAGGGCCGTGGAGGAGCAGCTGGCTCAGGCCCTCAGCAGACAGCAGGAAAAGGACAGAGAGCTGGAGAGTCTGAGGGCTGAACACAGAGATGTCTGCTGCAAACTGACTGAACTTACCCTGCAGCATCAGCAGGAGCGACCCGAGCTAGACCCTCTGAGGAACGCATGCAGGGTGAAAGACACAGCTGATTGGGATAAACAGGCAGAGAGACGATGCTCTGAGGGGAAGCAGCAGAAGGAAATACAGGAGGTGATGGAAGAAAAGCCCAGGGAAGTTGAAGCTGACACTGAAgctaaaaatgttgaaaaacaggAGGATGAGAATGAAACCAATCAAGAGGTGGATGCTCAAGTTGCAGGTCATGATCCTGAGGAGGCAAATGGATCAGGGAGCATGCTGCTGACAGGGAAAGGGGTGGCGGAAGGATACATTCGTAGTTTGGCTGCCCTGGAGAAAAAAGGCAGGGATCCAAGGAGGATTGTGATGCTGTCAGAAAGATCTTG GAGTCTCTCTCGTCTCCCACTCCCAACTGATTCCTCCAGCCAAAATGGGACCTCAAAAAACACTAGCACAACACTGCCGCTACGCAAG AAAGAAGAGCCACCAAAACAGAGAAGGATGGACCGCATTTTACAGCGGCAGGACAGTTGGTCCAACTTTTACCCAG GAAAACAGGATGAGGACCAAAGCTCAGATTCCATTAA ACCTCAGGATGGTTTCAGTGCTCTGCTGAGGCGTCATGGTGGCTCCAGGAGAAACTCCCTGCTGCGCTGGTGCCAGAATCGTACGCAAGGTTATAAG TATGTTTTGTGGCAGAATATTGAGATCACAAACTTCAGCAGCAGCTGGGAGGACGGCTTGGCATTCTGCGCCGTTTATCACACGTATTTACCAACTCGCATCCCGTACGACACCCTCAACCCAGCCGACAAG AAGGGAAATCTGGACCTTGCTTTTAAGACGGGAGAGGGCGTGGGAATCACAGCCACACTT ACAGTGGAGGAGATGCTGAAGGCAGACGGGCCGGACTGGCAGAGGGTCCTGGGTTATGTCGAAAGCATTTTCCGCCACTTCGAGATGTGA
- the grcc10 gene encoding protein C10 isoform X1: MSDMASAPAQQPTLTVEQTRVVLSEVIQAFSVPENAARMEEARESSCNDMGKMLQLVLPVATQIQQEVIKAYGFNNEGEGVLKFARLVKMYETQDPEIAAMSVKLKSLLLPPLSTPPIGGAIPAS, from the exons atgAGTG ACATGGCCTCAGCTCCAGCCCAGCAGCCCACCCTCACTGTTGAGCAGACTAGAG TGGTACTGAGTGAGGTGATCCAGGCCTTCTCAGTACCTGAAAACGCTGCAAGGATGGAGGAGGCTCGAGAAAGTTCCTGCAACGACATGGGCAAAATGCTGCAGCTTGTGCTGCCCGTTGCCACCCAGATTCAACAAGAGGTTATCAAAGCTTACGGCTTCAACAATGAAGGAGAAG GGGTCCTAAAATTTGCCAGATTGGTTAAGATGTATGAAACTCAGGACCCTGAAATCGCAGCCATGTCCGTTAAACTGAAGTCTCTCCTCCTGCCACCACTGTCAACACCACCTATAGGAGGCGCCATTCCAGCCTCATAG
- the LOC117961127 gene encoding cytospin-A-like isoform X2, giving the protein MGNQTGRDNHGPTGSPLDFFHTPPTTPSEAELTAMALSSAASSSKAQTPSPDGSTTPSTTSPFTDWTQKLPAPTEWAVISIDSITSETNVSDVAVRHGKAVGSPTSLPPSTGSLSDQSWLERDSGLEPQAAAERAGEEMTLVLLSLMEHYRASLGLTPNTDVTTGAVELLRHLITEREELVEEVDTLRETLRTERLEWHQFQCDLQVAVSVADRLRVESEQALGLLQESHRAVEEQLAQALSRQQEKDRELESLRAEHRDVCCKLTELTLQHQQERPELDPLRNACRVKDTADWDKQAERRCSEGKQQKEIQEVMEEKPREVEADTEAKNVEKQEDENETNQEVDAQVAGHDPEEANGSGSMLLTGKGVAEGYIRSLAALEKKGRDPRRIVMLSERSWSLSRLPLPTDSSSQNGTSKNTSTTLPLRKKEEPPKQRRMDRILQRQDSWSNFYPGKQDEDQSSDSIKPQDGFSALLRRHGGSRRNSLLRWCQNRTQGYKNIEITNFSSSWEDGLAFCAVYHTYLPTRIPYDTLNPADKKGNLDLAFKTGEGVGITATLTVEEMLKADGPDWQRVLGYVESIFRHFEM; this is encoded by the exons ATGGGTAACCAGACTGGCAGAGACAACCACGGCCCTACAG GTTCTCCTTTAGATTTCTTCCACACGCCTCCTACCACACCCTCAGAGGCAGAGCTGACTGCCATGGCCTTATCCTCTGCAGCTTCCTCCAGTAAGGCACAGACGCCATCACCAGACGGCAGCACCACCCCCTCCACAACCTCTCCATTCACAGACTGGACACAGAAACTGCCTGCTCCCACAGAATGGGCTGTGATAAGCATAGACAGCATCACCTCAGAGACAAATGTGAGCGATGTAGCAGTGAGGCATGGGAAGGCCGTGGGCAGTCCTACGTCCCTGCCTCCATCCACGGGATCACTTTCAGATCAGAGCTGGCTAGAGCGGGATAGTGGACTAGAGCCACAGGCTGCAGCAGAGAGAGCCGGAGAGGAGATGACCCTGGTCTTACTCAGTCTGATGGAGCACTACAGGGCCTCACTTGGCCTGACCCCCAACACGGATGTTACCACTGGAGCAGTAG AGCTGCTCAGGCACTTGATAACAGAGCGAGAGGAGCTGGTTGAAGAGGTAGACACACTGAGGGAGACACTCAGG ACAGAGAGGTTGGAGTGGCATCAGTTCCAGTGTGACCTGCAGGTTGCAGTGTCTGTGGCCGACCGGCTGCGGGTCGAGTCGGAGCAGGCTCTGGGTTTGCTCCAGGAGAGCCACAGGGCCGTGGAGGAGCAGCTGGCTCAGGCCCTCAGCAGACAGCAGGAAAAGGACAGAGAGCTGGAGAGTCTGAGGGCTGAACACAGAGATGTCTGCTGCAAACTGACTGAACTTACCCTGCAGCATCAGCAGGAGCGACCCGAGCTAGACCCTCTGAGGAACGCATGCAGGGTGAAAGACACAGCTGATTGGGATAAACAGGCAGAGAGACGATGCTCTGAGGGGAAGCAGCAGAAGGAAATACAGGAGGTGATGGAAGAAAAGCCCAGGGAAGTTGAAGCTGACACTGAAgctaaaaatgttgaaaaacaggAGGATGAGAATGAAACCAATCAAGAGGTGGATGCTCAAGTTGCAGGTCATGATCCTGAGGAGGCAAATGGATCAGGGAGCATGCTGCTGACAGGGAAAGGGGTGGCGGAAGGATACATTCGTAGTTTGGCTGCCCTGGAGAAAAAAGGCAGGGATCCAAGGAGGATTGTGATGCTGTCAGAAAGATCTTG GAGTCTCTCTCGTCTCCCACTCCCAACTGATTCCTCCAGCCAAAATGGGACCTCAAAAAACACTAGCACAACACTGCCGCTACGCAAG AAAGAAGAGCCACCAAAACAGAGAAGGATGGACCGCATTTTACAGCGGCAGGACAGTTGGTCCAACTTTTACCCAG GAAAACAGGATGAGGACCAAAGCTCAGATTCCATTAA ACCTCAGGATGGTTTCAGTGCTCTGCTGAGGCGTCATGGTGGCTCCAGGAGAAACTCCCTGCTGCGCTGGTGCCAGAATCGTACGCAAGGTTATAAG AATATTGAGATCACAAACTTCAGCAGCAGCTGGGAGGACGGCTTGGCATTCTGCGCCGTTTATCACACGTATTTACCAACTCGCATCCCGTACGACACCCTCAACCCAGCCGACAAG AAGGGAAATCTGGACCTTGCTTTTAAGACGGGAGAGGGCGTGGGAATCACAGCCACACTT ACAGTGGAGGAGATGCTGAAGGCAGACGGGCCGGACTGGCAGAGGGTCCTGGGTTATGTCGAAAGCATTTTCCGCCACTTCGAGATGTGA
- the saysd1 gene encoding SAYSvFN domain-containing protein 1: protein MEQKLAEFRARRQAESTRKRDKSAGPQGSAQTIADTAAQAETTPAADSQETEDLRALNQSSLRKDSSDWLLDNALGRWLASRQLVFSNLTLLKVLLWLVLLGLFAELEFGLPFFVISLFYWLYEGLRSPADREPGELSAYSVFNPDCQPLLGSLTAEQLEGEMGYRPLANR, encoded by the exons ATGGAGCAGAAGCTAGCAGAGTTCAGAGCCAGGCGACAGGCTGAAAGTACTCGGAAAAGGGACAAGAGTGCTGGTCCACAGGGCAGTGCACAGACAATAGCGGACACAGCTGCTCAGGCAGAAACAACACCAGCAGCTGACAGTCAAGAGACAGAAGACTTAAGAGCTTTAAATCAGAGCTCTCTAAGGAAG GACAGTAGTGATTGGCTGCTGGACAACGCTCTGGGAAGATGGCTGGCTTCGAGACAACTTGTCTTCTCAAATCTTACTTTGCTTAAAGTGCTGCTGTGGCTGGTGCTGCTCGGTTTGTTTGCCGAACTGGAGTTTGGCCTGCCTTTCTTTGTCATCTCCCTCTTCTACTGGCTCTACGAGGGACTCCGTAGCCCAGCTGACCGCGAGCCCGGAGAACTGAGCGcttattctgtttttaatcCAGACTGTCAGCCTCTGCTGGGCTCTCTCACTGCAGAGCAGCTGGAGGGAGAGATGGGTTATAGACCTCTGGCCAACAGATGA
- the grcc10 gene encoding protein C10 isoform X2 codes for MASAPAQQPTLTVEQTRVVLSEVIQAFSVPENAARMEEARESSCNDMGKMLQLVLPVATQIQQEVIKAYGFNNEGEGVLKFARLVKMYETQDPEIAAMSVKLKSLLLPPLSTPPIGGAIPAS; via the exons ATGGCCTCAGCTCCAGCCCAGCAGCCCACCCTCACTGTTGAGCAGACTAGAG TGGTACTGAGTGAGGTGATCCAGGCCTTCTCAGTACCTGAAAACGCTGCAAGGATGGAGGAGGCTCGAGAAAGTTCCTGCAACGACATGGGCAAAATGCTGCAGCTTGTGCTGCCCGTTGCCACCCAGATTCAACAAGAGGTTATCAAAGCTTACGGCTTCAACAATGAAGGAGAAG GGGTCCTAAAATTTGCCAGATTGGTTAAGATGTATGAAACTCAGGACCCTGAAATCGCAGCCATGTCCGTTAAACTGAAGTCTCTCCTCCTGCCACCACTGTCAACACCACCTATAGGAGGCGCCATTCCAGCCTCATAG
- the bpnt1 gene encoding 3'(2'),5'-bisphosphate nucleotidase 1 isoform X1, translated as MSGSPAVVMRLVASAHSVAEKAGAIVRKVLHSGELGIVEKTGANDLQTLADRLAQQSICASLSRCFPKITIIGEEELPAEEIKEDLIEGGHSEEILQKTCPAEYSGLKEEELVVWVDPLDGTKEYTEALRCHHHQTEAQIPNKESDTSWPHSTALWLLDNVTVLIGIAYKGRAIAGVINQPFYNYQLGAGASLGRTIWGMLGLGAFGFQLQEVPGDKHIVTTTRSHSNKLVTDCVIAMEPHEIIKVGGAGNKIIQLVEGKASAYVFASPGCKKWDTCAPEAILHAVGGKLTDMHGNAYCYNANVKHMNSAGVLATLRNHEYYVSRVPQSVLQALKSD; from the exons ATGTCTGGGAGTCCTGCTGTGGTCATGCGGCTAGTGGCCTCTGCCCACTCTGTGGCTGAAAAGGCTGGGGCCATTGTGAGGAAGGTCCTTCACAGTGGAGAACTTGGCATTGTGGAAAAG ACTGGAGCTAATGATCTGCAGACACTGGCAGACAGGCTGGCACAGCAGAGCATTTGTGCGTCACTGTCCAGATGTTTCCCCAAAATCACCATCATTGGAGAAGAG GAGCTTCCAGCTGAGGAGATAAAAGAAGATCTTATTGAGGGCGGCCACTCAGAGGAAATCCTCCAGAAGACATGTCCGGCAGAATATAGCGGgctgaaagaggaggag CTAGTTGTGTGGGTTGATCCCCTTGATGGCACAAAGGAATATACTGAAG CGTTGAGgtgtcatcatcatcaaactGAGGCCCAGATACCAAACAAAGAGTCGGATACCTCTTGGCCTCACAGCACAGCTCTCT GGCTCCTGGATAATGTGACAGTGCTTATTGGTATTGCATACAAAGGTAGAGCGATTGCAGGTGTCATCAACCAGCCTTTCTACAATTACCAG CTTGGAGCAGGAGCATCTTTAGGAAGAACCATATGGGGAATGCTGGGATTGGGCGCTTTTGGATTTCAGCTGCAAGAAGTTCCGGGTGACAAACACATCGTCACCACCACACGTTCCCATAGCAACAAGCTGGTAACGGACTGTGTAATCGCCATGGAGCCTCATGAAATTATAAAAGTGGGGGGTGCTGGGAACAAG ATAATCCAGCTTGTTGAAGGAAAAGCTTCTGCTTATGTCTTTGCCAGTCCAGGGTGCAAGAAGTGGGACACCTGTGCTCCTGAAGCCATTTTGCATGCTGTTGGAG GTAAATTGACTGACATGCATGGCAATGCATACTGCTATAATGCTAATGTAAAGCATATGAATTCTGCTGGCGTTCTTGCTACACTGCGCAACCACGAGTACTACGTCAGCAGAGTACCACAGTCAGTGCTGCAAGCCCTCAAGTCAGATTGA
- the bpnt1 gene encoding 3'(2'),5'-bisphosphate nucleotidase 1 isoform X2, translating to MSGSPAVVMRLVASAHSVAEKAGAIVRKVLHSGELGIVEKTGANDLQTLADRLAQQSICASLSRCFPKITIIGEEELPAEEIKEDLIEGGHSEEILQKTCPAEYSGLKEEELVVWVDPLDGTKEYTEGLLDNVTVLIGIAYKGRAIAGVINQPFYNYQLGAGASLGRTIWGMLGLGAFGFQLQEVPGDKHIVTTTRSHSNKLVTDCVIAMEPHEIIKVGGAGNKIIQLVEGKASAYVFASPGCKKWDTCAPEAILHAVGGKLTDMHGNAYCYNANVKHMNSAGVLATLRNHEYYVSRVPQSVLQALKSD from the exons ATGTCTGGGAGTCCTGCTGTGGTCATGCGGCTAGTGGCCTCTGCCCACTCTGTGGCTGAAAAGGCTGGGGCCATTGTGAGGAAGGTCCTTCACAGTGGAGAACTTGGCATTGTGGAAAAG ACTGGAGCTAATGATCTGCAGACACTGGCAGACAGGCTGGCACAGCAGAGCATTTGTGCGTCACTGTCCAGATGTTTCCCCAAAATCACCATCATTGGAGAAGAG GAGCTTCCAGCTGAGGAGATAAAAGAAGATCTTATTGAGGGCGGCCACTCAGAGGAAATCCTCCAGAAGACATGTCCGGCAGAATATAGCGGgctgaaagaggaggag CTAGTTGTGTGGGTTGATCCCCTTGATGGCACAAAGGAATATACTGAAG GGCTCCTGGATAATGTGACAGTGCTTATTGGTATTGCATACAAAGGTAGAGCGATTGCAGGTGTCATCAACCAGCCTTTCTACAATTACCAG CTTGGAGCAGGAGCATCTTTAGGAAGAACCATATGGGGAATGCTGGGATTGGGCGCTTTTGGATTTCAGCTGCAAGAAGTTCCGGGTGACAAACACATCGTCACCACCACACGTTCCCATAGCAACAAGCTGGTAACGGACTGTGTAATCGCCATGGAGCCTCATGAAATTATAAAAGTGGGGGGTGCTGGGAACAAG ATAATCCAGCTTGTTGAAGGAAAAGCTTCTGCTTATGTCTTTGCCAGTCCAGGGTGCAAGAAGTGGGACACCTGTGCTCCTGAAGCCATTTTGCATGCTGTTGGAG GTAAATTGACTGACATGCATGGCAATGCATACTGCTATAATGCTAATGTAAAGCATATGAATTCTGCTGGCGTTCTTGCTACACTGCGCAACCACGAGTACTACGTCAGCAGAGTACCACAGTCAGTGCTGCAAGCCCTCAAGTCAGATTGA
- the LOC117961634 gene encoding serine/threonine-protein phosphatase PP1-beta catalytic subunit-like encodes MERSITADNKPSLQVSIQGHITQRACHCKSIRNMAESELNVDSLISRLLEVRGCRPGKVVQMTEAEVRGLCIKSREIFLSQPILLELEAPLKICGDIHGQYTDLLRLFEYGGFPPEANYLFLGDYVDRGKQSLETICLLLAYKIKYPENFFLLRGNHECASINRIYGFYDECKRRFNIKLWKTFTDCFNCLPIAAIIDEKIFCCHGGLSPDLQSMEQIRRIMRPTDVPDTGLLCDLLWSDPDKDVQGWGENDRGVSFTFGADVVSKFLNRHDLDLICRAHQVVEDGYEFFAKRQLVTLFSAPNYCGEFDNAGGMMSVDESLMCSFQILKPSEKKAKYQYGGVTSGRPVTPPRTTQAPKKR; translated from the exons ATGGAACGGTCGATCACTGCTGATAACAAACCGAGCCTACAAGTCAGTATTCAGGGACACATTACCCAGAGAGCCTGCCACTGTAAGAGTATCAGAAACATGGCGGAAAGCGAGTTGAACGTTGACAGCCTCATCTCTCGACTACTGGAAG TGCGAGGTTGTCGTCCTGGGAAGGTCGTACAGATGACGGAGGCCGAGGTGCGGGGGCTCTGCATCAAGTCCAGAGAGATTTTCCTCAGTCAGCCAATCCTGCTAGAACTGGAGGCTCCACTCAAAATCTGTG GTGATATCCATGGACAGTACACAGATTTGCTGAGGCTATTTGAGTATGGAGGTTTTCCTCCAGAGGCCAACTATCTGTTCCTGGGAGATTACGTGGACAGAGGGAAGCAGTCGCTCGAGACAATCTGCCTTCTGCTCGCCTACAAGATCAAATACCCAGAAAACTTCTTCTTACTCAGGGGGAACCATGAGTGTGCCTCCATCAATCGCATCTACGGCTTCTATGATGAGT gcaAGCGCAGGTTCAACATAAAGCTCTGGAAGACCTTTACAGACTGTTTTAATTGTCTGCCCATTGCTGCGATCATTGATGAAAAGATTTTCTGCTGCCATGGAG GGCTCTCACCTGATCTACAGTCCATGGAACAAATTCGACGCATTATGAGGCCCACTGATGTCCCAGATACAG GCTTGCTGTGTGACCTGCTGTGGTCAGACCCAGACAAGGACGTCCAGGGCTGGGGGGAGAACGATCGGGGAGTTTCCTTCACCTTTGGGGCCGATGTGGTCAGCAAGTTTCTCAACCGACACGACCTGGACCTCATCTGCAGAGCACATCAG GTTGTTGAAGACGGCTATGAGTTCTTTGCCAAGCGACAGCTGGTGACGCTGTTCTCTGCCCCCAACTACTGCGGGGAGTTTGACAACGCAGGCGGCATGATGAGTGTGGACGAGTCCCTTATGTGCTCCTTTCAG atCCTAAAGCCGtcagaaaaaaaagctaaataccAGTACGGAGGGGTGACTTCAGGGCGCCCTGTCACCCCGCCTCGCACCACTCAGGCACCGAAAAAGAGGTGA